AAGGACATCCCATCCCTCATGgactttggggacattgggaacAAGGTTGTCCCAACTTTGATCATCGCAAGAGGTGGGGATGTCCCAACCCCAGGAGATGTTTGGGATGAGAAAGTTGGGGACGTCCAGGTCCCAGCCCTAAGGGACTTTGGGGACAAAGAGTTTGGGGACAAAGAGTTTGGGGACAAGGACATCTCAGCCCTAAAGGACTTTGGGGGCAGGGATGTCCCAACCCAAGGGGACAACGGGGAGGAGGATGCGGCCTTTTTGCTAAGAGgtgttggggacattggggacaggAATGTCACCACCCCAAGAGACGTTGGGGACGTTCcccatggggacagggatgtcCCCACGCTTGGGGACACCGGGGAATTCCCAACTCTATGGGACGCCGGGGACGAGGATGGCCTTGGGGACGTGGTTGGGGACGTCACCATCCTGAGGGATGCTGGGGACATTCCAGCGTTCAGGGACAAAAAAGATGGGGACGTGCCAACCTCCAGGGAGGCGGAGATGGGGGACGTGGGTGTCCCCATCTCGGGGGGCGTTGGGGACAGAGGTGTCCCTTTCCTAAGGGGCGTCGGAGGTGATGGAGTTGGGGACATAGAGGGGGACGAGGTTGGGGACGGAGTGGTGATGTCGGGGAGGAACgaggacattggggacactTGTGGTGGCATCACCATCACGGTGACAGCCCCGCCGCTGGAGGAAATCCCCGGCGACGATGATGACGTCACGGCTGCGCTTCCCGGTGACGTCGCGTCCGCGGATGATGTCACTTCCTGCCTCCCCGAGGGTGAGGGTGCGGGTGACGCCGCGCCCGCCGATGACGTCATCAGTGGAGATGACGTcatctcctccttccccagagGCGAGCAGGATGATGGcgtcatccctggaggtgacaTCACTGATGACGTCATGATGGGCGAAGCCGTCGCTTCTTTCCATGGGGAAGTGCACAATAATGACGTCATCCATGCAGGTGACATCACTGATGACGTCATGATGGGCGAAGCCATCGCTTCTTTCCATGGGGAAGTGCACACTGATGACGTCATCCATGCAGGTGACATCACTGATGATGTCATGATGGGCGAAGCCGTCGCTTCTTTCCATGGGGAAGTGCACACTGATGACGTCATCCATGCAGGTGACATCACTGATGATGTCATGATGGGCGAAGCCATCGCTTCTTTCCATGGGGAAGTGCACACTGATGACGTCATCCATGCAGGTGACATCACTGATGACGTCATGATGGGTGAAACCGTCGCTTTGTTACACGGGGAGGTCCACACTGATGAcgtcatccctggaggtgacaTCACTGCTGACGTCACCCATTGGGGTGGCATCGCTGCTGATGTCATCGCGGGTGAAGCCATCACCTCTGTTGATGACGCCATCCATGGGGGTGACGTGAACGGTGACGCCACGCACGGAGGTGACCTCACTGATGACGTCACCCAGGTGGCTGACCTCTCCGATGACGTCATCACGGGTGAAACCATCTCCCCTTACCGTGGGGAGACGGGGGGCGATGACATCATCCGGGGAGACGACCTCATCGATGACGTCACCTACAGAGGTGACCCCGTGGGTGACGTCACGCCTGGCAGTGACAGCACGATTCTGGGCCGTGATGTCACACCTGAACGCGGTGACGTCACCTGGAAGAATGACGTCATCAGTGACACCATCAGCCCCGCAGAGGAGCAACCGCTGTGCCCGCGCAGTGACATCATCGATGACGTCATCACCCGCACCGCCCCCAGGAGGGACGGGGCTACAGGTAGGGGCGGGGTCAAGGTGAAGAGGGGGCGTGGCCAGCGAGGATTGGGCGGGACTAACAAATATGAGGGCGTGGTCAACGATGGGAGCGTGGCCGTGGCTGAGTGGGCGGGGCTAATGGCATGGGGCGTGGCCAGTGCGCGGTGGGCGGGGCTAGTCGCATACACAGCCTATGGGACCTGGCCATGGCCAAGCGGGCGGGGCTACTTGAACGGGGGCGTGGCCACTGAGATGTGGGAGGGGGTAATTGCGTGCAGAACCAATGGGAGCGTGGCAAAGGCAGAGTGGGCGGAGCTAAGCTAATAGACCTGGCGTGGGGGCGTGGTCATGTCAGAGTGGACGGGGCTCATGGCAGGGGGGCGTGGCCACTAGGATGTGGGCGGGGCCAAATCCGTACGCA
The DNA window shown above is from Meleagris gallopavo isolate NT-WF06-2002-E0010 breed Aviagen turkey brand Nicholas breeding stock unplaced genomic scaffold, Turkey_5.1 ChrUn_random_7180001950219, whole genome shotgun sequence and carries:
- the LOC109364999 gene encoding uncharacterized protein LOC109364999 — translated: MAEGCPLPGEVTEGDSGVPKGDVDVPEVTVTPWASGITITVTVAPADEDIGDIWDVGDFGDSGDIGDGDDAPNVAAEDIGDGDVEPGDISVPCDKDVGDRDVPASKDVGDGDDGFGVTALRDAEMTDGVTPTDVGDRGVPTLGDMGDRDVPVDEDKDVHGDKNDGDREVIGVWDDVTTLRDKVWDVPVPNLEKDTGNGDALGVLAPGDKDIGDILTLRDVRDKDVTAPKDEDTKEKCVPTMGDEDLGDKGGGDKEVLSLMGIGDIGDKDTGDKDMGDKEVPSLMGFEDKDGGDKEVPPFTSFGDKDIGDKDVGEKEVPPFVGFGDKDIGDKEFGEKEIPSVIGVGDKDTGDKDVEDKEVPSFMDFGDKDGGDKDIPSLVGFGDRDAGDKDVGEKDVPSPIGFGDKDFGDKEVPFLMDFGDKDVGEKEVSSFRDIGDIGDKDVPSPIGFGDKDVGDKEVPSFTGFGDKDVGDKETGDKDIPSLMDFGDIGNKVVPTLIIARGGDVPTPGDVWDEKVGDVQVPALRDFGDKEFGDKEFGDKDISALKDFGGRDVPTQGDNGEEDAAFLLRGVGDIGDRNVTTPRDVGDVPHGDRDVPTLGDTGEFPTLWDAGDEDGLGDVVGDVTILRDAGDIPAFRDKKDGDVPTSREAEMGDVGVPISGGVGDRGVPFLRGVGGDGVGDIEGDEVGDGVVMSGRNEDIGDTCGGITITVTAPPLEEIPGDDDDVTAALPGDVASADDVTSCLPEGEGAGDAAPADDVISGDDVISSFPRGEQDDGVIPGGDITDDVMMGEAVASFHGEVHNNDVIHAGDITDDVMMGEAIASFHGEVHTDDVIHAGDITDDVMMGEAVASFHGEVHTDDVIHAGDITDDVMMGEAIASFHGEVHTDDVIHAGDITDDVMMGETVALLHGEVHTDDVIPGGDITADVTHWGGIAADVIAGEAITSVDDAIHGGDVNGDATHGGDLTDDVTQVADLSDDVITGETISPYRGETGGDDIIRGDDLIDDVTYRGDPVGDVTPGSDSTILGRDVTPERGDVTWKNDVISDTISPAEEQPLCPRSDIIDDVITRTAPRRDGATGRGGVKVKRGRGQRGLGGTNKYEGVVNDGSVAVAEWAGLMAWGVASARWAGLVAYTAYGTWPWPSGRGYLNGGVATEMWEGVIACRTNGSVAKAEWAELS